The genomic DNA AGTCGCCGGACATCGCAATGGGTGTTGATCATGGAGGGGCTGGTGATCAAGGCTTGATGTTCGGCTACGCTTGTAAGGAGACTCCGGAGTTAATGCCGCTTCCGATTCAGTTAGCGCATAGGTTGACGAGGCAGCTTGCAAAGGCAAGGCGGGAAAGGATAGTGGAGTATCTAAGAGCTGATGGAAAGTCTCAGGTTACAGTGAAATATGAAGATGGCAGGCCGGTTTACGTGGATACAATCGTTGTTGCAGCTCAGCACAGTGATTCAGTTGATATAGAACAGGTTAGGGATGATATATTGCGGCATGTCATTCAACCAGTGATTCCGGCAGAGTGGGTTGATGAAAAAACGAAGTATTTTGTAAATCCGACGGGGAGGTTTGTCATTGGGGGACCGATGGGAGATGCAGGCCTCACTGGCCGAAAAATAATAGTTGACACATACGGCGGGGCTGCCCCTCACGGTGGGGGAGCCTTTTCTGGTAAAGATCCAACAAAGGTTGATCGTTCGGCGTCGTATATGGCCCGTTATGTTGCAAAAAACGTCGTTGCTTCTGGTTTAGCTGAGCGATGTCTTGTGCAACTGGCTTATGTCATTGGTGTAGCTGAGCCTGTTTCATTGCTTGTTGACACGTATGGCACAGGGATTGTTTCGGATGAAAAAATTGAAGCCGCGGTGAAAGAAGTTTTTGATTTCAGGCCGAAGGAGATTATTCGTGCTCTCCAGCTCAAACAGCCAATCTACAGGGCTACGGCAGCATACGGTCATTTTGGTAGAACGGAGGAGACATTTACTTGGGAGCGAGTGGATCGCATTAGCGATTTGTTAGAAGCTTGCCGTTGTGGAGAATGAGAGTATGGATTTTGAGATTAAAGACATTGCATTAGCTGAGCAAGGACGTTTAAGAATTGATTGGGCTGAGCGGGACATGAGAGTTCTCCAGCTAATCAGAGAGAGATTCAGGACGGAAAAGCCTTTGGAAGGTATTCGACTTGTTGCCTGTGTTCATGTAACAACTGAGACGGCGAATCTTGTCAGATGCTTAAAGGCTGGTGGGGCACATACGGTCATTATTGCTTCAAATCCGTTAAGTACTCAGGATGATGTAGCGGCCTCTTTGGTCAGAGACGAGGGAGTTTCGGTTTATGCCATTAAGGGTGAGGACACAGCGACATACCGCAAACACGTCCGAGTAGCACTCGATTATGAGCCGCAAGTTATTATTGATGATGGTTGCGATGTTGTTGCCACGTTAGTCAAAGAGCGGCCAGACCAGTGTAGTAAAATTATTGGGACAACTGAAGAGACAACAACTGGTGTGACTCGCTTAAAAGCTATCTTCAACGCTGGGAAACTTGTATTTCCGGCAATAGCCGTCAATGATTCTCTTACGAAGCACCTTTTTGATAATCGTTACGGGACAGGGCAAAGTACGCTTGATGGGATTCTAAGAGCTACGAATTTGTTAATTGCTGGAAGAACGTTTGTTGTCGTCGGCTATGGGATGTGTGGTCGCGGGATTGCTATGAGAGCACGAGGAATGGGAGCTGACGTCATCGTAACCGAAGTGAACCCAATTCGTGCAGTTGAAGCCGTAATGGATGGTTTTAGAGTTATGCCTATGCTTGAGGCAGCTTCTGTCGGTGACGTTTTTGTGACTGTAACTGGGAACCAAAATGTGATTGACGTTCCTCACTTTCAAAAGATGAAAGATGGAGCCATTTTATGTAATGCAGGTCATTTTGACGTAGAGATCAACTTACATGGATTGCGAGAGATTTCAAGTGAGCAAACCACCTTACGTCCGTTTGTAGAAGAGTACAGGGTTGGTAATCGTCGTTTAATTGTCTTAGGTCAAGGACGGCTTATTAATTTAGCCGCAGCAGAAGGCCACCCAGCCTCGGTAATGGACATGAGCTTTGCTAACCAGGCCTTGGCTGTTGAGTATTTAGTGAAAAATCATGGAAAGTTGCAACCGGGAATCCATGTTTTACCTTATGAGATTGATGTTGAGATAGCGACATTGAAACTGAAGAGTATGGGGGTTTCTATTGATGTGATGTCACAATCGCAGTATGAGTATTCGAAGAGCTGGGAGAGTGGAACTTAAGCCTTTGACCGTAACAGTACAAAGGTCCGATAATGGAGATTATGCCATAAATGCCCCACATCACATACCTACAAGCAATCCAAGCAACGATACTAGAAGAAATGAAAAAAAAACCACAAATCATCCTCCTAGGACAAGACATAAAAACATACGGAGGTGCATTCAAACTCACCGACAACCTCGCCAAGCACCTAACCCCCAACCAAATCATTGACAGTCCCATCTCCGAAACAGGTATGATAGGTACGGCCATCGGTGCAGCCATCACCGGACTACACCCAATTGTCGAAATCCAATTTGCTGACTTTTTGTCATGTTCCTTTAATCAAATCACAAACTTGCTAGCAAAGTTTTACTTTAGAACCTCTAAAACTTTGCCAATAGTTATCAGAGCTCCTGCTGGCGGTGGACTAGGCCTGGGCCCATTCCACTCACAAAACCCGGAGCCATACTATCTACCGTCCGCAGGCATTAAAATCGTTTGCCCCTCAACAGTTGGAGATGCCATTTCACTACTGAAGGCTGCGTTACATGATGGGGGACCAGTCATTCTCATTGAATACAAAAAACTTTACAGGAACCTCAAAGACGAAGTACATCCTGACGAGAGTTACCAGGAAGATATGCTCGGCAAAGCGTGCATTAGGCGTGCTGGTTCCGATATTACTTTGATTACATTCGGGCAGCTATGTAATTCTGCGCTCGAAGCTGCTGAACAACTATATTCTGAACAAGGAATTTCACTAGAAGTGATAGACTTACGCTCATTGGTTCCTTTGGATATCATCACAATCACGAACTCAGTAAAAAAGACCGGGAAAGCTATCGTAGTGCATGAATCTCCCGAATCAGGTGGAATAGGGGGAGAGATATGTGCCAGAATTAACGAGTGCGTTTTTGAGTTCCTGGATGGGCCTTTACTCAGAATAGGCGCGAAAAATTGCCCAATACCATATAATCCTGAGTTGGAAAAACTTGTGCTACCCTCGGTCTCAGAAATATGCAAAGCGGCCGTATGGTTAGCAAGATATTGAGGCAACGTAGGCGATAAGGCATATTTGATCAGATAGTGTTAGCAAGCAGTGTCGTACAAGCGTTCATGGTTTAGATATAAAAAAACTTTTTGGTATGTTGTAAAAGAGGTACTTCCCTACTTCGTTTTATCGCTGCTTTTCACGACCTCGATCGTAACGATCAATGAACTAGCCCAATTCTCAGAGCTTTTTGTGAAAAGAAATGTTCCGTTAGGCTTAACAGGAACACTCTTAGTCAGTGTCATAATCAACGTGTTGGTCATCACAATCCCTCTTTCGCTGTTAATCGGTATAATGATCGCCTTTGCCAGGTTGTCGTCAGATAACGAAATCATAAGCCTAATGGCAACAGGCATCAGTCAAGTTAATTTGCTCATCCCACTAACCACAGTTTCGTTTGGAGCACTGCTGATAACAGGTTTTCTCACATTTCAAGGCATCCCATATGCAACTAAAACAATCCTTGCGATTCAGGCTCAGCTCGCACTTCATGAAGCAAGAACACGGGTAAAGTCAAGAATCTTCGACACACGTTTCGAAAACTGCATGCTTTATATCGAAGATGTCAACCGAATCAATGATCAATGGCTTGGTATCTTGATCTCGATGGAATCCAACACCGACCAAATTCTAATAACAGGCCAAAAAGGCGTTTTGGAAACTCAAGATGAAAACAGATCAGTACTTCATGTTTTCAACGGCTCTATACACCGACTGGAACAGGCAACGAACCAAAAATACACTTATCACACAGAGAATTTTTCGTCTTATCATGTACGAATTGATTCAACACAAAAAAACACAGCTCTGGACAAGCTCCGTGAAAATTCATCAAAGTCAATAAAAGCTGCTTCAATAGGAAGCTTGCTGAACTATAATAATGAGAACAAAAAACTGTATCTTAAGGCAAAAGTCGAACTTCATAAAAGATTACTGCTTCCCTTATCGTGCTTACTGTTTACCCCTTTTGCGCTCCTACTCGGATTATCCCGTTCAGGGCTGACTCCTGCTAAGGGGGCTATTATTGCTGTCTTACTTGCATCGGTTTACTACTTTCTGCTCTTTATTGGCGAAAAACTGACATTGTCAGAGACACTTCCACCATTCCCCGCAATGTGGATAGGAACTATTGTTTTGATAGCTAGTGGCGTCCTAGCCTTTAATTGGAAACATCTCATTATTACCCGCCGCAATGGATTCGGAATAACCAAGGCATTGTCCTTTTTTAACACCTTTGCTATAGGTTCTGTCGTTACCACAAGAACTTCTGTCTCTGATAGGGAGAAGCAAAAACAAAAACGTGGTATCATCCCAGGTCCACCATTCGATAAATATCTTATTTCTCACTTTTTTGTTTTCTATTTCCTCGCCAGCGCATTCCTGCTTTCGATTTACTTGACGTTTACTCTCTTTGAGCTGTCCCCTGATCTTGTAGAAAACAACATCCATCCTGCTTTCCTACTCCGTTACCTTCTACTGCTAATCCCTCAAGTCCTAACTCAAATCACAGCGCCATGCGTGCTGGTAGCATCCCTGATAACTACCAGTATTATTGTGCGTACCAACCAGGTCCTTGCTCTGGTAACGAGTGGCATAAGCGTTTATAGGATCACATTGCCTCTTTTCGTTGGCGCGGCACTTTTACTACTGATGACATTCTTCACCCAAGCATACGTCATCCCCAAAACGGGCCCTTATCAAGACAACTTGCGGTTTTATATCAAAAAGGGGCGCTTTCCAACCCTCGTAGAACGGTCACTACTGCCCCAATCGAGAAATTGGATATACGCGGGCAAAAACGAGATTTACCACTTTTCCTTTTTTGATCAACGGACGCAAAGTTTACGCAATTTGCTCGTTCTTGAAATTGAAGACCGATCCAATATGGTCATAAAAAAAAGAATCAATGCTGAAGTTGCAAAGTGGAACGAAAACGCTGCCCGATGGTTATTGAGCAACGCGGTCGTCTGGGAGTTCTCCAATAGCCAAGTTACTCGCGAGACCCACTACGAACAGGCTGTTTTTGATCTTTCAATATCACCAGACTTTCTTTTGAAGGAACTACCCAAACCTGAATTCTTGACGTTCAACCAGCTAAGGTCGCTAACGGATAATATTCAGCAGGGTGGCTACGATGTTACCGAGATGCGTATTGCGCTTCATCGGTACATCGCACTACCTTTCTCCTGCGTGGTCATGATGTTGATAGGAACTTCCTTTGGTTTTACTGTGGGTCCCAGGGGCGTCCTGGTAAGCGCAGGCTCGGGAGTATTATTGGGTGTAGCGTTTTGGCTCGGGCTGGAATTATTCGAAAAATTTGGCAAGTATGACTATATGCCCCCTAGTCTCTCGGCTTGGGGGATGAACATCATCCTAGGAGCGATTGGAATTTACGGACTATTTCACACGCGCACCTAGGACCTCATCCGTTAATCCTGTGCCTGCTCTCATTTGGAGAGAAGTGCCTGCATCTCTATTGGAGGCTATCTTTCAACGCTGCCTGCGCCGCAGCGAGCCTGGCAATTGGGACCCGAAACGGAGAACAGGAAACATAATCGAGTCCGATCTTGTGACAAAAGTCAATGCTGTTGGGGTCGCCTCCATGTTCACCGCACAAGCCGATCTCTAACTCAGGTCTAATCCTTCGTCCTTTATCCACAGCTAACCTCATCAGTTCCCCAACACCGCGTTCATCAATGGACTGAAATGGATTAAAAGGTAGAATTGATTTCTCCACATAGCTCATCAGGAATTTAGCTTCGGCATCATCACGAGAGTAACCAAACGTCATTTGAGTTAAATCATTAGTGCCGAATGAAAAGAACTGGGCAATCTCGGCTAGCTCATCTGCTGTAAGAGCAGCACGCGGAACTTCAATCATAGTGCCGAACTTATAGGCGACCCTTACGTTCTTCTCGCTCATTACATCCTCTGCGATCTGCTCTAGCTGCGGTTGTACGGCCTTCAGTTCATTGACATGTCCAACCAACGGGATCATGACCTCAGGTTTAACAACGACCCCTTCTTTGGCAACGTTACAAGCAGCCTCAAAAATAGCGCGCACCTGCATCCTGATGATCTCAGGCATCACGATACCTAAACGAACGCCACGCAGTCCCATCATTGGGTTACTCTCATGCATTGACTCCACAGCTTCCAATAATTTTTCCAAGGAAAGGAGCTCCTCGCTTTTCGGTTCACTTGTCCGCATGTGGATTATTTTTTCAAGCAGGCTATATTTGTCCGGCAAAAACTCATGAAGTGGAGGGTCTATCAATCTGATGATTACCGGTAATCCATCCATCACACGAAATATTCCCTCAAAGTCTGATCGCTGGAACACAAGTAGCTTTTCCAAGCACTCCTGGCGCTCGGCTTGTGTCTCCGCCAGGATCATCCTTTGAACGATGGGTAATCTTTCTTCCTCAAAAAACATGTGTTCAGTTCTGCATAAGCCAATTCCTTCAGCCCCGAATGACCGCGCTCTTGCTGCATCCTCTGGGTAATCGGCATTGGCCCATACTTGCAGTTTTCGAGTTCCGTCTGCCCAGGAAAGGAGCTCGATCAATTCCTCTTGCTCCTCAAACTTAGGGACGACCATTGGCATCTGCCCAGCGAAAACCTCACCAGTCGTGCCATCCAGAGATATCCAGTCCCCTTCGCGTATGATAACCCCATTAGCAGACATCTG from Blastocatellia bacterium includes the following:
- the ahcY gene encoding adenosylhomocysteinase — encoded protein: MDFEIKDIALAEQGRLRIDWAERDMRVLQLIRERFRTEKPLEGIRLVACVHVTTETANLVRCLKAGGAHTVIIASNPLSTQDDVAASLVRDEGVSVYAIKGEDTATYRKHVRVALDYEPQVIIDDGCDVVATLVKERPDQCSKIIGTTEETTTGVTRLKAIFNAGKLVFPAIAVNDSLTKHLFDNRYGTGQSTLDGILRATNLLIAGRTFVVVGYGMCGRGIAMRARGMGADVIVTEVNPIRAVEAVMDGFRVMPMLEAASVGDVFVTVTGNQNVIDVPHFQKMKDGAILCNAGHFDVEINLHGLREISSEQTTLRPFVEEYRVGNRRLIVLGQGRLINLAAAEGHPASVMDMSFANQALAVEYLVKNHGKLQPGIHVLPYEIDVEIATLKLKSMGVSIDVMSQSQYEYSKSWESGT
- the metK gene encoding methionine adenosyltransferase — translated: MSARSYLFTSESVTEGHPDKIADQISDAILDEVLLQDPDGRVACETLVTTGLVMIAGEITTTASVNYSRVARSVITDIGYTRAKYGFDAETCGVIVAVGTQSPDIAMGVDHGGAGDQGLMFGYACKETPELMPLPIQLAHRLTRQLAKARRERIVEYLRADGKSQVTVKYEDGRPVYVDTIVVAAQHSDSVDIEQVRDDILRHVIQPVIPAEWVDEKTKYFVNPTGRFVIGGPMGDAGLTGRKIIVDTYGGAAPHGGGAFSGKDPTKVDRSASYMARYVAKNVVASGLAERCLVQLAYVIGVAEPVSLLVDTYGTGIVSDEKIEAAVKEVFDFRPKEIIRALQLKQPIYRATAAYGHFGRTEETFTWERVDRISDLLEACRCGE
- a CDS encoding LptF/LptG family permease, with the protein product MSYKRSWFRYKKTFWYVVKEVLPYFVLSLLFTTSIVTINELAQFSELFVKRNVPLGLTGTLLVSVIINVLVITIPLSLLIGIMIAFARLSSDNEIISLMATGISQVNLLIPLTTVSFGALLITGFLTFQGIPYATKTILAIQAQLALHEARTRVKSRIFDTRFENCMLYIEDVNRINDQWLGILISMESNTDQILITGQKGVLETQDENRSVLHVFNGSIHRLEQATNQKYTYHTENFSSYHVRIDSTQKNTALDKLRENSSKSIKAASIGSLLNYNNENKKLYLKAKVELHKRLLLPLSCLLFTPFALLLGLSRSGLTPAKGAIIAVLLASVYYFLLFIGEKLTLSETLPPFPAMWIGTIVLIASGVLAFNWKHLIITRRNGFGITKALSFFNTFAIGSVVTTRTSVSDREKQKQKRGIIPGPPFDKYLISHFFVFYFLASAFLLSIYLTFTLFELSPDLVENNIHPAFLLRYLLLLIPQVLTQITAPCVLVASLITTSIIVRTNQVLALVTSGISVYRITLPLFVGAALLLLMTFFTQAYVIPKTGPYQDNLRFYIKKGRFPTLVERSLLPQSRNWIYAGKNEIYHFSFFDQRTQSLRNLLVLEIEDRSNMVIKKRINAEVAKWNENAARWLLSNAVVWEFSNSQVTRETHYEQAVFDLSISPDFLLKELPKPEFLTFNQLRSLTDNIQQGGYDVTEMRIALHRYIALPFSCVVMMLIGTSFGFTVGPRGVLVSAGSGVLLGVAFWLGLELFEKFGKYDYMPPSLSAWGMNIILGAIGIYGLFHTRT
- a CDS encoding alpha-ketoacid dehydrogenase subunit beta, yielding MPHITYLQAIQATILEEMKKKPQIILLGQDIKTYGGAFKLTDNLAKHLTPNQIIDSPISETGMIGTAIGAAITGLHPIVEIQFADFLSCSFNQITNLLAKFYFRTSKTLPIVIRAPAGGGLGLGPFHSQNPEPYYLPSAGIKIVCPSTVGDAISLLKAALHDGGPVILIEYKKLYRNLKDEVHPDESYQEDMLGKACIRRAGSDITLITFGQLCNSALEAAEQLYSEQGISLEVIDLRSLVPLDIITITNSVKKTGKAIVVHESPESGGIGGEICARINECVFEFLDGPLLRIGAKNCPIPYNPELEKLVLPSVSEICKAAVWLARY